One genomic segment of Aliarcobacter cibarius includes these proteins:
- the clpX gene encoding ATP-dependent Clp protease ATP-binding subunit ClpX, translated as MSKIICDFCGAADTKANPIITGDNACICKSCVGAAYDIMNGEIILDETSNNSKKPKDVKIKTPAELKKILDEYIIGQDRAKKVLSVAVYNHYKRIFRKDELEGDIELNKSNVLLIGPTGSGKTLLAQTISKYLDVPLAIADATSLTEAGYVGDDVENVVTRLVQAAGGDIEKAERGIIFIDEIDKIARMSENRSITRDVSGEGVQQALLKIVEGALVNIPPKGGRKHPSQELLQVDTSNILFICGGAFDGLEDIIKRKQGSNVLGFNHEKKSKNDESKLISKVETDDLVKYGLIPELIGRLHMIATLNEITKEDMVHILTEPKNALIKQYIKLFEMDKVTLEFEKDALLELADLAIKRKTGARGLRSILEDIMLDIMFDLPKYKNKKIIITKEVVLKTDQPKVIAKDK; from the coding sequence ATGAGTAAAATAATTTGTGATTTTTGTGGAGCAGCTGATACTAAAGCAAACCCTATTATAACTGGTGATAATGCCTGCATTTGTAAATCTTGTGTTGGTGCAGCTTACGATATTATGAATGGTGAAATTATATTAGATGAGACATCTAATAATTCTAAAAAACCAAAAGATGTGAAAATAAAAACTCCAGCAGAGTTAAAAAAGATTCTAGATGAGTATATTATAGGTCAAGATAGAGCTAAAAAAGTTTTAAGTGTAGCTGTTTATAACCATTATAAAAGAATATTTAGAAAAGATGAACTTGAGGGTGATATTGAGTTAAATAAATCAAATGTTCTTTTAATAGGACCAACAGGAAGCGGTAAAACACTTCTTGCGCAAACTATTTCAAAATATCTTGATGTACCTTTAGCAATTGCAGATGCAACTAGTTTAACTGAAGCTGGATACGTTGGAGATGATGTTGAAAATGTTGTTACAAGACTTGTTCAAGCAGCAGGTGGAGATATTGAAAAAGCTGAAAGAGGAATTATTTTCATTGATGAGATTGATAAAATTGCTAGAATGAGTGAAAATAGAAGTATAACTAGAGATGTTTCAGGTGAGGGAGTTCAGCAAGCTTTATTAAAGATTGTTGAAGGTGCATTAGTAAATATACCTCCAAAAGGTGGAAGAAAACATCCAAGTCAAGAGCTTTTACAAGTTGATACATCGAATATATTATTTATTTGTGGTGGAGCTTTTGATGGTTTAGAAGACATCATTAAAAGAAAACAAGGTTCAAATGTTTTAGGATTTAATCACGAGAAGAAATCAAAGAATGATGAATCAAAACTTATTTCTAAAGTTGAAACAGATGATTTAGTAAAATATGGGCTTATTCCTGAACTTATTGGAAGACTTCATATGATAGCAACTTTAAATGAGATTACAAAAGAAGATATGGTTCATATTTTAACAGAACCAAAGAATGCATTAATAAAACAGTATATAAAACTTTTTGAAATGGATAAAGTTACTCTAGAATTCGAAAAAGATGCTCTTTTAGAATTAGCTGATTTAGCAATTAAAAGAAAAACTGGTGCAAGAGGACTTAGATCAATTTTAGAAGATATTATGCTTGATATTATGTTTGACCTTCCAAAATATAAAAATAAAAAAATTATTATTACAAAAGAAGTTGTTTTAAAAACTGATCAGCCAAAAGTTATAGCAAAGGATAAATAG
- a CDS encoding rod shape-determining protein, whose product MIVDKLIGFFSNDMAIDLGTANTVVSVRGKGIIINEPSVVAIQSEKHGKDRILAVGQEAKQMIGKTPLNIKAVRPMQDGVIADFEMTERMIRYFIEKAHSRKSFIRPRVIICIPYGITQVEKKAVEESAMSAGAREVFLVEEPMAAAIGAGIDVSGPSGYVIVDIGGGTTEIGVTSLGGLVLCRSIKVGGDKIDKAIIEHVRQNYNLFIGERVAENIKIEIGAAIKLETELKMQVKGRDNSGLLSTIEFGSEGVRTAIKEPLREIASAIKSVLENMPPDLASDIVDNGVIITGGGALIRGLDKYLADIIKLPVQIADDPLLSVAYGTSQVLEQPELLKLITNN is encoded by the coding sequence ATGATTGTAGATAAATTAATAGGTTTTTTCTCAAATGATATGGCAATAGACTTAGGAACAGCTAATACAGTTGTTTCTGTAAGAGGAAAAGGGATAATTATAAATGAGCCATCAGTTGTTGCAATTCAAAGTGAAAAACATGGAAAAGATAGAATTTTAGCAGTTGGACAAGAAGCAAAACAGATGATTGGAAAAACTCCTTTAAATATTAAAGCGGTTCGTCCTATGCAAGATGGTGTTATTGCAGATTTTGAAATGACTGAAAGAATGATTAGATATTTTATTGAAAAAGCTCATTCAAGAAAATCATTTATAAGACCTAGAGTAATCATCTGTATTCCTTATGGAATCACACAAGTTGAGAAAAAAGCAGTTGAAGAATCAGCTATGAGTGCAGGGGCAAGAGAAGTTTTTCTTGTTGAAGAGCCAATGGCTGCTGCTATAGGAGCTGGAATAGATGTTTCTGGACCATCTGGATATGTTATAGTTGATATTGGTGGTGGAACAACTGAAATTGGTGTTACATCTTTAGGTGGTTTAGTATTATGTAGATCTATCAAAGTTGGTGGAGATAAAATAGATAAAGCTATTATAGAGCATGTAAGACAAAATTATAATCTATTTATTGGTGAAAGAGTTGCTGAAAATATTAAAATTGAAATTGGTGCAGCAATAAAACTTGAAACAGAATTAAAAATGCAAGTAAAAGGAAGAGATAACTCTGGACTTCTTTCAACTATTGAATTTGGAAGTGAAGGTGTAAGAACAGCAATCAAAGAACCTTTAAGAGAAATAGCTTCTGCAATAAAAAGTGTTTTAGAAAATATGCCACCAGATTTAGCAAGTGATATTGTTGACAATGGAGTAATTATAACAGGTGGAGGAGCATTAATTAGAGGTTTAGATAAATATCTAGCTGATATTATAAAACTTCCAGTACAAATTGCAGATGATCCACTTTTATCTGTTGCTTATGGAACAAGCCAAGTATTAGAACAACCAGAATTATTAAAATTAATTACAAATAACTAA
- the mreC gene encoding rod shape-determining protein MreC, with product MRKLIFVAFFIIAILSYIFKVDELIVKNFTFLSDIKTFYVKNVLDVSSLFDKYFNQAKTIEKLKQENKELRDYKVLYDIAKQELAVKDEFLKNLNVPQTTSHVELVKVISYLSFNDFTKVSLAKDLQSDKILGLISDNFAAGIVVNQQNRAIGLLNGNKDCSYSVFIGEQKSPGIIMAGENEDSLQIKFIPVLAEIKEGDEVITSGMDNIFYEGLKVGVVTEVINLADMRIAKVKPYINASKKRYFYLYGSQAPEKMTNN from the coding sequence ATGCGAAAGCTAATTTTTGTAGCATTTTTTATAATAGCTATTTTATCTTACATATTTAAAGTAGATGAATTAATTGTAAAGAATTTTACATTTTTAAGTGATATCAAAACATTTTATGTAAAAAATGTTTTAGATGTCTCAAGCTTGTTTGATAAATATTTCAATCAGGCAAAAACTATAGAAAAACTCAAACAAGAAAATAAAGAGCTAAGAGATTATAAAGTTTTGTATGATATTGCAAAACAAGAGTTAGCTGTAAAAGATGAGTTCTTAAAGAATTTAAATGTACCACAAACAACTTCTCATGTTGAACTGGTAAAAGTTATCTCATATTTAAGCTTCAATGATTTCACAAAAGTTTCTTTAGCTAAAGATTTACAAAGTGATAAGATTTTAGGGCTTATTTCTGATAATTTCGCAGCTGGAATAGTAGTTAATCAACAAAATAGAGCAATTGGATTATTAAATGGTAATAAAGATTGTTCATATTCAGTCTTTATAGGAGAACAAAAAAGTCCTGGAATTATTATGGCAGGTGAAAATGAAGATAGCCTTCAAATAAAATTTATTCCAGTTTTAGCTGAAATAAAAGAAGGCGATGAAGTTATTACATCTGGAATGGATAATATATTTTATGAAGGCTTAAAAGTTGGAGTTGTAACGGAAGTTATAAACTTAGCTGATATGAGAATCGCTAAAGTTAAACCATATATAAATGCAAGTAAAAAAAGATATTTTTATCTTTATGGAAGTCAAGCGCCAGAAAAAATGACTAATAACTAG
- the ribE gene encoding riboflavin synthase: protein MFTGLIRELAKVESFSNNILTLKSNYKPKIGDSIAVNGACLTVVKISNNSFSVELSPESTKILALENYKNEVHMEPAMQMGDRFEGHIVQGHVDCIGTIKKIDKSGNSTDFYISLPKEFIKYVIPKGSITIDGVSLTVNDVFSDSFRLTIIPHTIENTLFKKYKIGSRVNIETDMFARYIYNMFKNKKEDLSWGDVERIMASY, encoded by the coding sequence AGGACTTATAAGAGAGTTGGCAAAGGTTGAAAGTTTTTCAAATAATATTTTAACACTAAAATCAAATTATAAACCAAAAATTGGTGATTCAATAGCAGTTAATGGTGCATGTTTGACTGTAGTTAAAATATCAAATAACTCTTTTAGCGTAGAGTTATCTCCAGAAAGTACAAAAATTTTAGCTTTAGAAAACTATAAAAATGAAGTTCATATGGAACCTGCTATGCAAATGGGTGATAGATTTGAAGGTCATATTGTTCAAGGTCATGTTGATTGCATTGGTACTATAAAAAAAATAGATAAAAGTGGTAATTCCACAGATTTTTATATCTCTTTACCAAAAGAGTTTATTAAATATGTTATTCCAAAAGGAAGTATCACTATTGATGGTGTATCACTTACAGTAAATGATGTTTTTAGTGATTCTTTTAGACTTACAATAATCCCACATACAATTGAAAATACACTTTTTAAAAAATATAAAATTGGCAGTAGAGTAAATATTGAGACTGATATGTTCGCTAGATATATTTATAATATGTTCAAAAATAAAAAAGAAGATTTATCTTGGGGAGATGTTGAAAGAATAATGGCTAGTTATTAG